The Prunus dulcis chromosome 5, ALMONDv2, whole genome shotgun sequence genomic sequence AAAGTAGTCAACATGTCCCCATGCTTTCCGCCGCTGCTCTTCTTGTGTTCTTCAACAATGGCGGTCAAGAAGGCATCAAACCTCTTGTGCAGCTTCTTCATCTTCGCAGCCACGCCCTGCAAGTCCAGCCACTCGAGGGCGGGGATAAAGTCACCTATGTTGAACACTCCTGCCAACACCATCATCTCCACAACCATCTCCTTGAACTCGTCCGCCTTCTCGTCGCCGCTGCCACTGCCGTCACCAAACAGCCTCTTCCCCACCATCACCCGCCCTAGGGCGTTGACCGTGCATACATTTAGAAGCTGAGCCAAGTTCACTGTCTTTGATCCGGCACCTGCTAAGCCATGCGCCAGCACAGCTACCTCCTCCTGCgttacaaaattatttttgtcaattaatttttccGTCAGTTCAACTCATGTAACATATTTActgatcatatatatatttttaaaaataaataaatatatcacTGAATCTcataaatataagaaaatttgtaatttttttggggttagaAGAGTGACCCCGTCCGTTAAGGAAGAGCTAGCACATTAAGTTAGTGccttaattaataataatacatGCATTAATCATGAAGCAGAAAATCAACGTAAACCAGGACCAAGTCATTGAAGACGATGAGGACAAAATTTGCTGACCTGGCGAACATGTCGAAGATCATCCAAAGCCTTGCCGGAGAACAAATGGACGGAGCTGATCTTCCGCAACATCCGCCAGCGCGGACCGTACGGTGCAAACACCAAATCGTGGTAGTTATAAGCGAGATGCTTGGCGCCAGAGTTGGGAGGCCGGCTTGAGAAGTTGGTGTCGTGGGTCTTCAGGAACTGGGACGCCACTGAGGCGGAGGCGGCGACGACGACGTCAACGAAGCCGAGGCGGAGGTGCATGAGAGGCCCATACTGGCGGGCCAAGGAGGCGAGGGAGTGGTGGGGGACGGGGCCCAAATGAGGCAAATTCCCAACAATAGGCCAGGGATTTGGGCCGGGGGGGAGAGGGAGGGAGTGGCGGTTGCCGGAGAACAGAAGACGGTACAAGAGGGCGACGAAGACGACGGTGATGAATATGAGAATAAACATTTTATGTTCGAGTTTACAAGATTATGTGTTGGAGATCATATATAGATGGGGAGAAAACTGGGGGTTGGGGTGCGTTTAGTAGGTTGGAACGTGTTTGCTCTGTTGGGTGGGTTAGGTtgagttttttattatttaggttttggtttttgggatGATAATATATCAACGAATGGTAGATGCGTATTTGAAGGTTTGTTAATTACGGAGAATGATGTGATGGAAGATGCGAAGTGCACAGAATTGTCTTTCAACCCCTCCTCCTTGTCATTTATCTCTTTTTGGGAGGGGGGACAAAATGGTAAATTAAGTGATCAATTAATATTAAGtaaattaattgtaatttgTGTATAAGATAATGATAGCCAGGTAGCTACCTACCTACCTAAGAAATTACATACGATAATGATAGTTGTATTAGCTGGTTTACATACGAATTACGTTTTTCAGCCGGAATCCGTTTCGGTGTGGAcaattttggattttcttcTTGCATGCGCGAAAATTGTGCAATGATGGCCTTACAAATTCAAACTACACTTAAGAAAAGTGAACCAAAAGCTCTTGTATTGATTGTATATTGGCTGGAGTAGAGTATCGCAATTCTTATGAAGCTGTAAAATTTACAGTCAGGTGAGGTGAGGTGAGATGGTTGCACAATGTCAATGAACCCGTATCTAAGTTCCGTATTAATAATGCGTTACTTAAACTCAGATTGAGATGAAGGCACGTGGCTTCATTTCCAACTCATATAAGTTCATCGAATCTTTacaaaagttcaatttttaaccgtcaaatcattcaaaacaaataataaaataataaacgAAAGTACTGTTAAAagcctttaaaaaataataaaatatttatttaacgTATTGCTTTTGGAATGTCAAAAATAATGGCTGAACCTCCAGCTCTCATTCTACGCCAGTTTTGACAATTCGATTGGAATAATATGATATATTATTTCTAACCGTTAAATGTCTATGTAACATTTTTAACATATTGATTGGAAATACTCTTAAAAATCAAGAcgtattattatattattggtTGAAAATAGTAACAGTTCCTCTCCTAAAGGTGCTATCCTAAGGGTCCTAACCTTTGCTTACCTTTCAACGTTTTCATGTTCACGTCATATATTCACTTACTTTATattgattatttaattagGTGAGAATGAGATCGTGATTCCTATATATGACACTCTTCCTTCTAGGTATTCAAAGACTGAAGTTCACTTTGATTTGTAGGTAATTAAGGGATCCAATATTATACATGCAGCTGATGAAAAAGAATATACACATAATTCATTAGGGAAGTTGGGGTTGACACGTGTATAGCAATTGGAATTTTGATTGTGCACGGAAATTCACAAGGACCTACTTCTtccagatatatatatatcggaTTATAAAATGCAATGTCAAGATTCCTTAACTGAAACagtctctctatatatatattagagaGTATAATTAAGATAATGGagatttattattatactAAATATAGAgacctaaattataaaaatactcaaagttcatttacaacataacaaaaaagcttttaactttttataaattacaaaactgtaatatattttttaaaacaagtctAACCCCAAAAactcattaaaaaaacccaaaacactcaatagggcatcattaaattaaataaagtcAGCTGTTATTTCTtggggggtttttttttttttttactttgttatagaaattaaatggtgtagggtttatttatattttttgtgctaaGATTGGATATAttactaaatatctcttaacGTTACTGCAACAAGTTAACTCTGTCTCTTTATGTGTCGGTCACGGAACCTTTGAATTTAACTTGAATGCAATGCAACTAACCCCTcgaaatcaaatcaaatgtaTCAGCTTGTTTACAATCACCCACAATTGAGtgtatgactaaatatctttTAACGTTACTGCAACAAATTAACTCTATCTCTTTATATGTCGGTCACGGAACCTTTAAATTTAACTTGAATGCAATGCAACCAACCccccaaatcaaatcaaatgtaTCAACTTGTTTACAGTCACCCACGTCCCACGTTATTGTGTGGCACAGAATAGCTAGCTAACTACTCACTTCTTCAGATATTTTGCTACCTAATTAAAACTGAGAAAGCAAACCCTACACATTAAAGTTGTCTACATCAACTTGATTAAAAACCTATTGGTATGGTGGCACACTATAATAATGGGTTGGAGATGGTGGTCTCGTGGCTCGGCTGCATGCATGCATTCATAGACATAGACTCCTCTCTTGTATTCGACCAGCACCGAGAACAAGCTGAATATATAGAATCAGTCTCTTCCGCTCCTTTCAAAACGGCCTTCAGCCTATCCTCAAACATCTAACTCCCCCCAATATCCAATGCCTATGACTCTCTGAGCCTCCCATCCCATCATTGGGGGCATGCATCTTCTGAGCTAAGTCTTCTAACCACACAGCAGTTCTCCATTTAGAATTGGGTTCTTCTTACTTCTCTTTGGGAGAATCTCAATTCAACTACCCTCCTTTATAATCTCCTCCTCATTACGCATTCTGATTAAAGCTTCAATTCAACTAGACACAAGTATATAAAAACCAACATTAAAAAAAGTCATGTTTCTGATGTTCCAAATTTCACAACTGCTTGAATTCTCTTattacaaattgaaaaaaaacagacAAGATTAACTAATTTTACCCCATAAAAGCCATGGATGATGAATTCAGAGTCTTCAACCCCGAAattagaagagagagaaacaaagaaacacaGGAGCTAACACAAACTGAAACAGAGACATATCTGCAAACAATTGCGTTTAgcgattttgattttgatttctctctgtttctttcttttcttctttgtgcAAAAACCGAAAGAGTCGAGCCGTTTTGACTCTTCTAAATGGAGCCATGGAGCTGGAGACCTTAAACGACAGAGCCATCTGTTTAACTTGTCATATTTCATGGAAGTGTAAAAGGAGCATGCCTTTGAGACAGATATGAATAATCCTTGAAgagaaattaaacaaaagaaaacacaaactttTGATCATATAAAACAACCCATTACAAGGGAACAAGTGGTTAAACATTATTCAAACACTTGGGACCATAGTATTAAGTATAGTTGATTAGGTCCAAAAGCAACTCTCACAAACTCACTGCAGAACACAAATACAACACTTTCCTTACAACCCTTTTGCCATAAGTTGttaaagacaaaaagaaatttactCATCCATGTCATGATCCTCATCCATTTCCTGAATCTTTAACCTCTTAACTGCATGTTCAGCATCAGACCTTGGCCCGTTGGGAAGTTGGATCAATACATCTGACTTTTGGCCCGTGACAGCATTAACAAGCCCTCCATTCTTCTCAACCCGATACACCAACCCGCTTCCTGTTGGCCCTGCATCTATATACACAGTTGAGTTCTCATCAATCTCTTCTCTCACCAGCATTCTTGACAACTCTGTCACCACCCTCTTCTCAAGCCATCTCCTGATTGGTCTAGCACCATAAACCTGGaaattggaagaaagaaataatcGTTTAGTATTTCATGCAAAAGTAGAGCAGACCATAAATTTGGATTTGCAAAATACAATTCGGTGCAGAGATACTCACTGGATCATAACTCTCATCCAGAATATAATCCAATGCTGCATCAGTCACTGCCAAAGCAATTCCCCTCTCAGCCAATCTGACTGCAACATCCTTCATTTGCAACCTAGCAACCTTCCTCAGTTGGTCACGTGAAAGAGGATCAAACACAACAATCTCATCAAGTCGATTCAGCAACTCTGGCCTAAAGTGCCTTTTCACCTGTCCAAGTACCAAAACGCAAGTTAAGTACCGTACCAAACAAGCAATTCTATCAGAATGCCAAATCGCCTTTAGGGATCACTGAAGATACCTCTTGCA encodes the following:
- the LOC117627102 gene encoding flavonoid 3'-monooxygenase, producing the protein MFILIFITVVFVALLYRLLFSGNRHSLPLPPGPNPWPIVGNLPHLGPVPHHSLASLARQYGPLMHLRLGFVDVVVAASASVASQFLKTHDTNFSSRPPNSGAKHLAYNYHDLVFAPYGPRWRMLRKISSVHLFSGKALDDLRHVRQEEVAVLAHGLAGAGSKTVNLAQLLNVCTVNALGRVMVGKRLFGDGSGSGDEKADEFKEMVVEMMVLAGVFNIGDFIPALEWLDLQGVAAKMKKLHKRFDAFLTAIVEEHKKSSGGKHGDMLTTLLSLKEDADGEGAKLTDTEIKALLLNMFTAGTDTSSSTVEWAIAELLRHPKILAQVQQELDQVVGRDQLVTELDLPNLTYLQAVIKETFRLHPSTPLSLPRMASESCEINGFNIPKGATLLVNVWAISRDPEQWKEPLEFRPERFLPGGEKPHVDVRGNDFEVIPFGAGRRICAGMSLGLRMVHLMAATLVHAFDWTLADGLTPEKLNMDEAYGLTLQRAAPLMVHPRARLAPHAYKASSS